Below is a genomic region from Nocardioides panacis.
TGGCATGAGAACGGGCCGGGCGGCACCGGCGGACTGCGTGAGTCCGTGCGGCGCCGCTCCGGCCCGGAGAGCGTGGCGTCAGTTCTTGAACGCGTCCTTGACCTTCTCGCCGGCCTGCTTCAGGTCGGCCTTGCTCTGGTCCTTCTTGCCCTCGGCCTGCAGGTCGCGGTCGTTCGTGGCGTCGCCGAGCTTCTCCTTGGCGCTGCCGAGAAGCCCCTCGCCCTTGTTCGCGATCTTGTCGTCGTTACCCATGTCGTTCCTCCTCAGTAGGTACCCGTCCACTACCCCGCCGCGGTCAAAGGATGCGCGGTGACGTGGTTCCCGCGAGCCGTCCGGGTTCGCCTACCATGGGCGCGCATCCGTTCCAGGCCGCTTTAGCTCAGCTGGTAGAGCACTCGCCTTGTAAGCGAAAGGTCGTCAGTTCGAACCTGACAAGCGGCTCCACTCACCCCGCGTCGGGCTGGTCCCCGGCCAGGTCCAGCGGGTCCACGCCGAGCCGCGTCACCAGGTCGTCGTCCTTGGGCAGGTCGACCACGTCCGGGAGCTCGGCCTCGGCCTGCTCGGCGCGGGCGGCGTCCCCGCGGGCCCGGATGAACTCGACGACCTGCTGCTTGCTGACCTGCATGGCTGCTCCCGTACGTCGCTGGTGGCACCGGACCGGCCGGTCCGGGCATAGGCGTGTGACAGGAGGGGTACCCAACCCTCGCGCCCGCAGACCCCAGGAGGTCACCATGTTCGCCAAGTCCAGGAACCGCACCGCCGCCGAGACCGGCGGCACCGACGAGACCGTCGTCGACGACCGCTCCGCCCGGACCGGGTACGAGGAGGGGTACGCCGAGGGGCGTGACCCGGCCGCCGCCCAGGCGGTCCGCAAGGAGCGCTTCGGCGGGCTGAACCCGGGTGCCGCGTTCTTCGGCTGGCTGGTCGCCGTCGCCGTCAGCGTGCTGCTGACC
It encodes:
- a CDS encoding CsbD family protein translates to MGNDDKIANKGEGLLGSAKEKLGDATNDRDLQAEGKKDQSKADLKQAGEKVKDAFKN